The following coding sequences lie in one Fibrobacter sp. genomic window:
- a CDS encoding DUF2723 domain-containing protein: MKHIFAGIASLVALIVYAMTMAPTVSFWDCGEFVACANTLGIPHPPGTPFFVFFARAVIVLLPFVEEIAKRVNYISVVSSAATVYVTALFAWELLATVLKTDALAERISSKVRTIVLATAALVAGFLLTFSDTFWFNAVEAEVYGVAMFILMLVSYLGLVWYNKRDEDGSDKILIFICYIAFLGIGAHLYTMLTVPAVFVLLLAAQPKKIVERIPIWITGTLLCSVIYMVSAFIEISLVCLVVLAILAAIKPFAPNVNKAIRLSLAFAFFALVGYSTHLYIPIRSELNPIIDENDPEINIRDEQGNLQLGNLFKSENWEAFNNFVERKQYGSESMISRAFYRRSQLAHQVLSFPSMSYGGYQMAQYLPYKVGGVNYANGVYTFDASENEPLERFGIKFPTQMSFMGDAVLPQFLIFVLMNGLIVMVCVFIWKRNRRLGIYTSVLYVLCSMGLLFYINFADGTRMEQREHDYWVSIMTRNVQDLNSRGAAIPMVPDPNDLIDLRQDIERTKIRIEVLRQRNTPAPKIAELEKKLSSLQNSTAWQAWQKIENGFAQVGARAPFPDAVHMEVRERDYFYTPAFIFMSLILGIGAGILVLTCATGAYAAFASPVAAVLVLVSFLVPCISNYKEHDRSGLWVPWDYAYNLLNSCRPNAILFTNGDNDTFPLWFAQEVAGIRKDVRVVNLSLGNTDWYIKQMLDNEPILKLSYDKKTIDSDMVLDNSSASNPNHQVSTWVKNAERLMPQLKARIDQLEGQELSAADSAKLLQFKVHYQVWDAFVDWANRTRSSMMLTQHKLVIDLALQNMDKPIEISTTVGTSNFMGLEKYMVQEGMVYNFVKGDLEPKRNAFDAAYTASLIDSVYKFRGLGDGTAFINSETERLLSSYISLYLQISFDVRDQISALRQEHPFTKEKKATVDSLALQATKYLELGIRQFPKEWRCYWAAAFVFEAAGMKQEALNVLSKGIAAIPDYEEGGKARLAMSLQQISAMPDEPLQVEEPLPETDSTVETSDSTPTVAMAQ; the protein is encoded by the coding sequence ATGAAACATATTTTTGCAGGGATTGCCAGCCTTGTAGCCCTGATCGTCTATGCCATGACCATGGCGCCCACGGTCTCCTTCTGGGATTGCGGCGAATTTGTGGCCTGCGCTAATACCCTCGGTATTCCGCATCCTCCTGGAACGCCGTTCTTCGTGTTCTTCGCCCGTGCAGTCATTGTGCTGCTTCCCTTTGTCGAAGAAATCGCGAAGCGGGTGAACTACATCTCCGTGGTGAGTTCAGCGGCTACGGTCTATGTGACGGCTCTCTTTGCCTGGGAACTTTTGGCAACGGTCCTCAAGACGGACGCCCTTGCCGAAAGGATTTCTTCTAAGGTCCGCACTATCGTGCTTGCTACCGCCGCTCTCGTGGCCGGTTTCTTGCTGACTTTCTCCGATACCTTCTGGTTCAATGCGGTGGAAGCCGAAGTCTATGGCGTGGCCATGTTTATCTTGATGCTGGTATCCTACCTTGGCCTGGTGTGGTACAACAAGAGGGACGAAGACGGTAGCGACAAGATTCTGATATTTATCTGCTACATCGCATTCCTCGGTATCGGCGCCCACCTCTACACCATGCTTACGGTGCCAGCGGTGTTTGTCCTTTTGCTTGCTGCCCAGCCCAAGAAAATTGTGGAACGCATTCCCATTTGGATTACGGGAACGCTTCTCTGTTCCGTGATTTACATGGTGTCGGCATTTATCGAGATTTCTCTTGTTTGCCTTGTGGTTCTGGCAATTCTTGCCGCAATCAAGCCCTTTGCTCCCAATGTGAACAAGGCCATCCGCCTTTCTCTTGCTTTTGCGTTCTTCGCTCTTGTGGGTTACAGCACTCACCTTTACATTCCCATCCGTTCCGAATTGAATCCCATTATCGACGAGAATGACCCCGAAATCAACATTCGCGACGAGCAGGGCAACCTGCAACTGGGCAACCTGTTCAAGAGCGAAAACTGGGAGGCATTCAATAACTTTGTGGAACGCAAGCAGTATGGCTCCGAAAGCATGATTAGCCGAGCCTTCTACCGCCGTTCCCAGCTGGCCCACCAGGTGCTCTCGTTCCCCAGCATGAGCTATGGCGGCTACCAGATGGCCCAGTACCTGCCTTACAAGGTGGGCGGTGTAAACTACGCCAACGGGGTCTATACTTTCGATGCCTCTGAGAACGAACCCCTGGAACGTTTCGGTATCAAGTTCCCTACCCAGATGAGCTTTATGGGCGATGCGGTGCTCCCGCAGTTCCTGATATTCGTTCTCATGAACGGCCTTATCGTGATGGTCTGCGTATTTATCTGGAAACGCAACCGTCGCTTGGGAATTTATACGTCCGTGCTGTACGTACTTTGCAGCATGGGACTCTTGTTCTACATCAATTTTGCCGATGGTACCCGCATGGAACAGCGGGAGCACGACTATTGGGTGAGCATCATGACCCGGAATGTTCAGGACTTGAACAGCCGTGGGGCAGCAATTCCCATGGTGCCCGATCCCAACGACTTGATTGACTTGCGTCAGGATATCGAGCGCACCAAGATCCGCATCGAAGTGCTTCGCCAGCGCAATACTCCGGCCCCGAAAATCGCCGAGCTTGAAAAGAAACTGTCCTCTTTGCAGAATTCAACGGCATGGCAGGCCTGGCAGAAAATTGAAAACGGCTTTGCCCAGGTGGGTGCCCGTGCGCCTTTCCCAGATGCGGTCCACATGGAAGTCCGCGAGCGTGACTACTTCTACACGCCGGCTTTTATCTTCATGAGCCTGATTCTTGGAATCGGCGCAGGCATTCTGGTGCTGACCTGCGCCACAGGTGCCTACGCGGCTTTTGCAAGTCCTGTCGCTGCGGTGCTTGTTTTGGTCTCGTTCCTTGTGCCCTGCATTTCGAACTACAAGGAGCACGACCGTTCCGGCTTGTGGGTTCCTTGGGATTACGCCTATAATTTGCTGAACAGTTGCCGCCCGAACGCCATCCTTTTTACCAACGGCGATAACGATACCTTCCCGCTTTGGTTTGCGCAGGAAGTCGCCGGTATCCGCAAGGACGTGCGCGTGGTGAACCTTTCTCTGGGCAATACGGACTGGTACATCAAGCAGATGCTGGACAACGAACCTATCTTGAAGCTCAGCTACGACAAGAAGACTATCGACAGCGACATGGTGCTGGACAACAGCTCCGCTTCTAATCCGAACCATCAGGTCTCTACCTGGGTCAAGAACGCGGAACGTTTGATGCCCCAGCTCAAGGCCCGTATTGACCAGCTGGAAGGTCAAGAATTGTCTGCTGCTGATTCTGCAAAACTGCTGCAGTTCAAGGTGCACTACCAGGTATGGGACGCCTTTGTGGATTGGGCGAACCGCACCCGCAGCAGCATGATGCTCACCCAGCATAAACTGGTCATTGACCTTGCCCTGCAGAACATGGACAAGCCTATCGAAATTTCTACGACGGTGGGAACTTCCAACTTCATGGGGCTTGAAAAGTACATGGTCCAGGAAGGTATGGTCTATAACTTTGTGAAGGGCGATTTGGAACCCAAGCGGAACGCCTTTGATGCCGCCTATACGGCCTCTCTCATTGATTCCGTATACAAGTTCCGCGGTCTGGGTGATGGAACCGCCTTTATCAATTCTGAAACGGAAAGACTCCTTTCCAGCTACATCTCGCTGTACTTGCAGATTTCTTTTGATGTCCGCGACCAGATTTCTGCGCTTCGTCAGGAACATCCCTTTACCAAGGAAAAGAAGGCTACTGTAGACAGCCTTGCCTTGCAGGCCACCAAGTACTTGGAATTGGGTATACGCCAGTTCCCCAAGGAATGGCGTTGCTACTGGGCGGCCG
- the nusB gene encoding transcription antitermination factor NusB: MNKTYRPARVFAMQLLYAMEITGSTAGEALPGVLESQPLQDDQKKYGMKLVDLVQAHREELDEDIKACSVHWEIDRIAKIDCIVARIAMVELLFVPDIPVKVALSEAVQISTKYSTDSSGAFVNGLLSGFMNKRGISTGIQKKDK; encoded by the coding sequence ATGAATAAGACATATAGACCCGCCCGAGTTTTTGCCATGCAGCTCCTGTATGCCATGGAGATTACGGGCTCTACGGCAGGGGAGGCCCTTCCGGGAGTTCTGGAATCCCAGCCCCTGCAGGACGACCAGAAAAAATACGGGATGAAGCTGGTGGACCTGGTGCAGGCCCATCGCGAAGAACTGGACGAAGACATCAAGGCCTGTTCCGTGCACTGGGAAATCGACCGCATCGCAAAGATTGACTGCATTGTGGCACGCATCGCCATGGTGGAACTGCTGTTCGTGCCAGACATTCCCGTAAAGGTGGCCCTGTCCGAGGCCGTACAGATTAGCACCAAGTACAGCACCGATTCGTCGGGAGCTTTTGTGAACGGTCTTTTGTCGGGGTTTATGAACAAACGCGGAATCAGCACAGGAATTCAAAAAAAGGATAAGTAG
- a CDS encoding 6,7-dimethyl-8-ribityllumazine synthase has protein sequence MVNEIKNSLNGTGLKVAIAVARFNEVVTDKLLEGAVRELELLGVADKDITVVHVPGAFELPGVCRRLADSGKYSAVMAIGAVIRGETSHYDVVVNASTGGVASIAAEGKLPVILGILTTDTVDQAMNRAGLKAGNLGSNWAATAVEMANLYKNI, from the coding sequence ATGGTGAACGAAATCAAGAATTCTCTGAACGGTACAGGCCTCAAGGTGGCCATAGCCGTCGCCCGCTTCAACGAGGTGGTCACCGACAAACTCCTGGAAGGGGCTGTCCGTGAACTGGAACTGCTGGGCGTTGCCGACAAGGACATTACCGTGGTGCATGTTCCTGGCGCTTTCGAACTGCCGGGCGTGTGCCGCAGGCTTGCCGACAGTGGCAAGTACAGTGCCGTGATGGCCATCGGCGCCGTGATCCGTGGGGAGACCAGCCACTACGATGTGGTGGTGAACGCCTCTACCGGCGGTGTGGCAAGCATTGCCGCCGAAGGCAAACTCCCGGTGATTCTCGGGATTCTTACCACCGACACTGTGGACCAGGCCATGAACCGCGCAGGCCTCAAGGCCGGAAACCTGGGATCTAACTGGGCCGCCACCGCCGTGGAAATGGCGAATCTTTATAAGAACATTTAA
- a CDS encoding bifunctional 3,4-dihydroxy-2-butanone-4-phosphate synthase/GTP cyclohydrolase II codes for MLNTIEEAIEDFRNGKFLIVVDDEDRENEGDFVIAAEKITPEKVNFMLHEGRGVLCAPLPISRCHELNLTRQTAENTSMLGTPFTIMVDKIEGCTTGVSAHDRAATIQALADPNSKPGDFGRPGHISPLYAQEEGVLRRAGHTEAAVDLARLAGLRPAAALIEIMNEDGTMARLPQLMEVAKKFGLKIISIRDLIDYRLRNEKLVQRVAAPHVSTKYGDFTAYAYRSKTDGVEHVAWVAGDPDFSKPVYVRVHSECLTGDIFGSLRCDCGEQLASAMKFIGEHGGVLLYLRGQEGRGIGLCNKLRAYELQEKGMDTVEANLHLGFKSDLRQYGTGAQILADLGVREMRLLTNNPSKISGISAYGLKIVERVPIEIKPNEKNRFYLLTKQKKMGHQLHVDSDTAATGEVPSEKV; via the coding sequence TTGCTTAATACTATCGAAGAGGCCATAGAGGATTTCAGGAACGGAAAGTTCCTTATCGTAGTCGATGACGAAGACCGCGAGAACGAGGGCGATTTTGTCATCGCCGCCGAGAAGATTACGCCCGAAAAGGTGAATTTCATGCTCCACGAGGGTAGGGGCGTGCTTTGCGCACCGCTGCCTATTTCCCGCTGCCACGAGCTGAATTTGACCCGCCAGACGGCGGAGAACACTTCCATGCTGGGAACCCCCTTTACCATCATGGTAGATAAGATTGAAGGCTGCACCACGGGGGTTTCGGCCCACGACCGTGCGGCTACCATCCAGGCCCTTGCCGACCCCAATTCCAAGCCAGGCGATTTTGGCCGGCCGGGACACATTTCGCCCCTGTATGCCCAGGAGGAAGGCGTGCTCCGCAGGGCTGGCCATACAGAAGCTGCCGTGGACCTGGCACGACTTGCCGGACTCAGGCCTGCCGCCGCCCTCATCGAAATCATGAACGAGGACGGCACCATGGCCCGTCTTCCGCAATTGATGGAAGTGGCCAAGAAGTTCGGTCTCAAGATTATTTCTATCCGGGACCTGATTGACTACCGCCTGAGAAACGAAAAACTGGTGCAACGTGTGGCAGCCCCCCACGTGTCTACCAAGTACGGCGACTTTACCGCCTATGCCTATAGGAGCAAGACCGACGGCGTGGAGCATGTGGCCTGGGTGGCCGGAGACCCCGACTTCAGCAAGCCGGTTTACGTGCGCGTCCATAGCGAGTGCCTTACCGGCGACATTTTCGGGAGCCTGCGCTGCGACTGCGGCGAACAGCTGGCCTCCGCCATGAAGTTCATCGGCGAACACGGCGGCGTCCTTTTGTACCTGCGTGGGCAGGAGGGCCGTGGAATCGGGCTGTGCAACAAGCTTCGGGCCTACGAGCTGCAAGAGAAGGGCATGGACACGGTGGAGGCGAACCTTCACCTGGGGTTCAAGTCGGACCTGCGCCAGTACGGCACGGGAGCCCAGATTCTTGCGGACCTGGGGGTGCGGGAGATGCGTCTCTTGACCAACAACCCCAGCAAGATTTCGGGCATTTCGGCCTACGGACTCAAGATTGTGGAACGGGTGCCCATCGAAATCAAGCCCAACGAGAAGAACAGGTTTTACCTGCTGACCAAGCAGAAGAAGATGGGCCACCAGCTGCATGTGGACAGCGACACCGCCGCGACCGGCGAAGTGCCCAGCGAAAAGGTTTAA
- a CDS encoding riboflavin synthase has product MFTGIIQATGEIVSLMPRGDALSMVLRAPGFFKDCKLGDSVANDGVCLSVESCTADEATFCLMHQTVENTAFKAAAPGKLVNLELPCRADSFMGGHFVMGHVDCVTEVIQVVPRETGVEVDLKMPADLKRYIIRRGSISLNGISLTVAEKFEDSIRVCIIPETLARTNLRNWVAGTVVNVEVDMLGKYIENYLKERDLA; this is encoded by the coding sequence ATGTTTACAGGTATCATTCAAGCGACGGGTGAGATTGTTTCCCTTATGCCCCGCGGGGACGCCCTTTCCATGGTGCTCCGGGCTCCGGGCTTTTTCAAGGACTGCAAACTGGGCGACAGCGTGGCCAACGACGGTGTGTGCCTTTCGGTGGAATCCTGCACCGCAGACGAGGCGACTTTTTGCCTGATGCACCAAACGGTGGAAAACACCGCCTTCAAGGCTGCGGCTCCCGGCAAGCTGGTGAACCTGGAACTGCCTTGCCGCGCTGACAGTTTTATGGGTGGGCATTTTGTGATGGGCCACGTGGACTGCGTGACCGAGGTTATCCAGGTGGTGCCTCGTGAAACCGGTGTTGAGGTGGACCTGAAGATGCCTGCGGACCTGAAGCGCTACATTATCCGCCGGGGCTCCATCTCCCTGAACGGCATCAGCCTTACGGTGGCCGAGAAGTTCGAGGACTCCATCCGGGTGTGCATCATTCCGGAGACTCTGGCCCGCACGAACCTCCGCAACTGGGTGGCAGGGACCGTCGTGAACGTGGAAGTGGATATGCTGGGCAAGTATATCGAGAATTATTTGAAGGAACGTGACCTTGCTTAA
- a CDS encoding dihydrofolate reductase family protein yields the protein MNFLQLALELSFGSIGVSRPNPAVGAVVVKDGLVVGRGATQSPGNAHAEVMALRDAGSLARGAAVFVTLEPCCHYGRTPPCTKAIVEAGISEVYFAHADPNPAVRGKSRGILEAAGVKVYEGKDACLRAHAESGWNDSCSAEGCTLLSPDESENEGAVVFAEIERFFEAYDYFVQNKKTFVEVKMAVSESGFMGMLGGNGRPAPLNITKQGAACWNHELRAMSDAILVGAGTLLADNPSLDVRFAHGNSPVKILWAGHHEFTESEISSLKFFSQADGETSIPRLVFTCVEQPAIKGETILLSGNTFEENWTQMIAELSRRGMHRLMVEPGVHLVEKIFGNSGDRGEKNTPLWNRLDLWKSTDPSVERILSQENCEGIAFPGVPDSAVAKESAIIGPDVLTVYYPG from the coding sequence ATGAATTTCCTGCAGCTTGCACTTGAACTTTCCTTCGGGTCCATCGGCGTAAGCCGCCCGAATCCGGCGGTGGGTGCCGTTGTAGTGAAAGACGGACTGGTTGTGGGGCGGGGGGCGACGCAGAGCCCTGGGAACGCCCACGCCGAAGTCATGGCTCTGCGTGACGCGGGCAGTCTCGCCCGCGGGGCGGCCGTGTTTGTGACGCTGGAGCCCTGCTGCCATTACGGCCGCACGCCCCCCTGCACCAAGGCTATCGTCGAGGCGGGAATTTCCGAAGTGTATTTTGCCCATGCAGACCCGAACCCGGCTGTCCGCGGCAAAAGCCGTGGCATTCTGGAGGCCGCCGGCGTCAAGGTTTACGAGGGCAAAGATGCTTGCCTGCGGGCCCATGCCGAAAGCGGCTGGAACGACAGTTGCTCTGCCGAGGGTTGCACCCTCCTTTCTCCCGACGAATCGGAAAACGAGGGCGCGGTAGTCTTTGCCGAAATAGAACGTTTCTTTGAAGCGTACGATTACTTTGTACAAAACAAGAAAACCTTTGTAGAAGTCAAGATGGCCGTTTCGGAAAGTGGCTTCATGGGAATGCTGGGCGGTAACGGTCGTCCCGCCCCCTTGAACATCACAAAGCAGGGAGCAGCCTGCTGGAACCATGAACTGCGGGCCATGAGTGACGCCATCCTGGTGGGGGCGGGAACGCTCCTTGCCGACAATCCTTCTTTGGATGTGCGTTTTGCCCATGGCAACAGTCCTGTAAAAATCTTGTGGGCGGGGCATCACGAGTTTACGGAATCGGAAATTTCGTCGTTGAAGTTCTTTTCGCAGGCTGATGGCGAAACTTCGATTCCACGACTGGTGTTTACTTGCGTTGAGCAGCCCGCCATCAAAGGTGAAACAATCCTTTTAAGTGGCAACACCTTCGAAGAAAACTGGACGCAGATGATTGCGGAACTTTCCCGCCGGGGGATGCACCGCCTGATGGTGGAACCTGGCGTCCATTTAGTCGAAAAGATTTTCGGCAATTCAGGTGATCGAGGCGAAAAAAATACGCCTCTGTGGAACCGCCTGGATTTGTGGAAATCTACTGACCCTTCCGTAGAGCGAATTTTATCTCAAGAAAATTGCGAGGGAATCGCATTCCCGGGCGTGCCCGATTCCGCCGTGGCAAAGGAATCCGCCATCATCGGCCCCGATGTGTTGACGGTGTATTACCCGGGGTAA
- a CDS encoding rhodanese-like domain-containing protein produces MIGLAFCTAFLVAGCNETPKQETATVEKKAPAAVAAVAPATPAQSVEAAPAAEAPKATITDIDWNKALEMSKAGAVLIDVRTPAEVAEGMVPGAINIPLQEIEQRLSEFPKDKDLLIYCRSGKRSMAASNFLIENGYDKVFNVVGGFLAFPK; encoded by the coding sequence ATGATTGGACTTGCTTTCTGTACGGCTTTTCTTGTGGCCGGTTGTAACGAAACTCCCAAGCAAGAAACTGCAACCGTAGAAAAGAAGGCTCCGGCGGCTGTGGCGGCTGTAGCCCCTGCGACGCCGGCACAGTCGGTAGAAGCAGCACCTGCGGCAGAAGCACCTAAGGCCACCATTACGGATATTGACTGGAACAAGGCCCTGGAAATGAGCAAGGCGGGAGCCGTGCTCATTGACGTGCGCACTCCTGCCGAAGTGGCCGAGGGCATGGTGCCCGGTGCTATCAACATCCCGCTGCAAGAAATTGAACAGCGCCTTTCTGAATTTCCCAAGGACAAGGACCTGCTGATTTACTGTCGTAGCGGCAAGCGCAGCATGGCCGCTTCCAACTTCCTCATCGAAAACGGATATGACAAGGTGTTCAACGTGGTGGGCGGATTTTTGGCCTTCCCGAAATAG
- a CDS encoding lamin tail domain-containing protein, with amino-acid sequence MKYILFFSSLAVACPQFVEIFPDPTEVPDQQGEFVEIRMDSSFFAESLFVSLDGKAALGFPYPEGSRFVLSHGNALCPDKEGIACGDLGSYSLPNSRESVWKLQAGTCADSIHLDKPKAGKSFQRKGYGDQWVLDEPTPGFGNPLYELDLDDCGISRVEYEFREDHWWVSGRVSGCKNTWLHYEYLDLYRPSSGKIDSLHVNEFFSFAIPVKNPFLLHLQVPDDEISVNNSEDTLVVQVGNSPLMVTEVHHCPEEPMPEWVEVYNASQVALPLSKIRHCSRGNFWGADADSIGPYESVLVSKDTAALREQIVYKDVKMVQASIGYLNNTAGSFSLCYGDAVLDSVGWDKFTVSCPSGFNPKTGVAENTPGFQGRHSEKYGEEPVVYKLSSRVLRKRGDPLRVKVESDREVMLNLLDSAGQVVWKQKAPAMSNAWWNVPVQEYAGVGAAYVRISAGSFEKVVGIVVRP; translated from the coding sequence TTGAAATACATCTTGTTTTTTTCCTCCCTGGCGGTGGCTTGCCCCCAGTTTGTGGAAATATTTCCTGACCCGACAGAGGTGCCGGACCAGCAGGGGGAGTTCGTGGAAATACGCATGGATTCCTCTTTCTTCGCGGAGTCCCTTTTTGTTTCCCTGGACGGAAAGGCGGCGCTTGGTTTTCCTTATCCGGAGGGTAGCCGTTTTGTCCTTTCTCACGGGAACGCCTTGTGTCCGGACAAGGAGGGAATTGCCTGTGGCGACCTGGGCAGTTACAGCCTGCCCAATTCCCGGGAGTCCGTCTGGAAATTGCAGGCGGGAACCTGTGCGGACTCAATCCATCTCGACAAGCCGAAGGCCGGCAAGTCGTTCCAGCGCAAGGGCTACGGGGACCAGTGGGTTCTGGACGAACCTACGCCCGGGTTCGGAAATCCCCTTTACGAACTGGACTTGGACGACTGCGGGATATCCCGTGTGGAGTACGAATTCAGGGAAGACCATTGGTGGGTGTCCGGCAGGGTTTCGGGCTGCAAAAACACTTGGCTGCATTATGAATATCTGGACTTGTATCGTCCGAGTTCGGGCAAGATCGATTCGCTGCATGTAAATGAATTCTTCTCTTTCGCCATTCCGGTCAAGAATCCTTTTCTGTTGCATTTGCAGGTTCCCGACGATGAAATTTCTGTAAACAACAGCGAGGATACGCTGGTGGTTCAGGTGGGTAATTCTCCCTTGATGGTCACCGAAGTGCACCATTGCCCAGAAGAACCCATGCCCGAATGGGTGGAGGTCTATAATGCCTCCCAGGTGGCGCTTCCGCTGTCCAAAATCAGACACTGCAGTCGCGGGAACTTCTGGGGTGCTGATGCAGATTCCATCGGGCCTTACGAAAGCGTTCTCGTGTCCAAGGATACGGCAGCCCTGCGGGAACAGATAGTGTATAAGGATGTGAAAATGGTGCAGGCTTCCATCGGCTATCTGAACAATACGGCGGGCTCCTTTTCGCTTTGCTATGGCGATGCCGTTTTGGACAGTGTCGGTTGGGACAAGTTCACGGTGAGCTGTCCGTCGGGCTTTAACCCAAAGACGGGAGTGGCTGAAAATACGCCAGGATTTCAGGGTAGGCATTCTGAAAAATATGGCGAAGAACCGGTTGTGTACAAACTATCATCAAGGGTCTTGCGAAAGCGGGGAGATCCTTTGCGGGTAAAGGTGGAGAGCGACCGGGAGGTAATGTTGAACCTGCTGGACAGCGCGGGCCAGGTGGTCTGGAAACAGAAGGCGCCAGCCATGTCCAACGCCTGGTGGAATGTGCCGGTGCAGGAATATGCGGGGGTGGGTGCGGCCTATGTCAGGATTTCGGCGGGTTCTTTTGAAAAGGTGGTGGGAATTGTCGTTCGTCCGTAG
- a CDS encoding M23 family metallopeptidase, translating to MNFAKTTIHFQNSSRSVTLHVPSLVFRGLPFLKFLLVVGFLLFLAQFAATTVYRGLLNHVLEDRAELDRDLSQIQGTVDYLNRTSADFLGDEQRLHSKYGLPLPDEEERSLGTGGSVEPKSKLLMETSPVFEKMANLRDEANRLQGKLDNNSGAFYNLTDFIKQKQSAWRFVPSISPTQGRYASSFGPRIHPVTGEVGKMHYGVDIANDRWTPIYASADGVVDVAQMSSTFGNFVTINHGNGIVTRYGHMQMSLVNPGQFVRRYQIIGYMGNTGRSVGPHLHYEVWVNNNPVNPLAYMLPGDYAVD from the coding sequence GTGAATTTTGCAAAGACCACTATACACTTTCAGAATTCCTCACGGTCCGTGACCCTCCACGTGCCGTCTTTGGTGTTCCGCGGGCTTCCGTTTTTGAAGTTCCTGCTGGTGGTGGGCTTTTTGCTTTTCTTGGCCCAGTTTGCGGCGACGACCGTCTATCGTGGTCTGCTGAACCACGTTTTAGAAGACCGGGCCGAACTGGACCGCGACCTCTCCCAGATTCAGGGAACGGTGGATTACCTGAACCGCACGTCTGCGGATTTCCTTGGTGACGAACAGCGGCTTCATTCCAAGTATGGCTTGCCCCTGCCCGACGAAGAGGAGCGCAGCCTGGGTACAGGCGGTTCCGTGGAGCCCAAGTCCAAGTTGCTTATGGAAACGTCCCCCGTGTTCGAAAAGATGGCGAACCTGAGGGACGAGGCGAACCGCCTGCAGGGCAAGCTGGACAACAACAGCGGCGCGTTCTACAACCTGACCGATTTTATCAAGCAGAAACAGTCCGCTTGGCGTTTTGTGCCTTCCATTTCGCCCACCCAGGGCCGTTACGCTTCTTCTTTTGGCCCGCGTATCCATCCGGTCACGGGCGAGGTGGGCAAGATGCATTATGGCGTGGATATCGCCAATGACCGCTGGACACCCATCTATGCTTCTGCCGACGGTGTGGTGGACGTGGCCCAGATGAGCTCTACTTTTGGAAACTTCGTGACCATCAATCATGGCAACGGGATTGTGACCCGCTACGGCCACATGCAGATGTCCCTGGTCAATCCTGGGCAGTTTGTCCGCCGTTACCAGATTATCGGTTATATGGGAAACACAGGTCGTTCCGTTGGCCCTCATCTTCATTACGAAGTCTGGGTGAACAACAACCCGGTGAATCCTCTTGCCTATATGCTCCCAGGCGACTACGCCGTGGATTGA